TCAATCCTTCATCACTCAATTGTTGATGAGTTGTACTTGTAGGATGAATAATTAAGCTCTTTGCATCTCCAACATTTGCCACATGTGACCATAGGTGAACTGAGTTAATAAATTGCTCTCCTGCTGCTCTTCCGCCTTCAATCCCAAAGACAATAACAGAACCGGCACCTTTAGGTAAATATTTAGTGGCTAATTCTTTTGTCGGATGTTCATCTAATTCAGGATAAGTCACCCAAGTTACTTGTGGGTGTTTTAGTAAATACTTCACTAACAAGCGTGTATTTCGGATATGTTCCTTTATTCTCACATGTAGTGTCTCTAGACCTAAACTAAATTGAAAAGCATGGTATGGACTTAAAGCAGGTCCAAGATCTCTTAGAAGCTGTACTCGCGCTTTTGTTATGAAAGCTGCTTTAGGGACGTCCCTAGCATAAACAATCCCATTATAGCTTTCATCAGGTTGAATAAGGCTTGGAAACTTTTCTGAATTCCAATCAAAATTCCCACCATCAACAATAATTCCTCCTAATGTAGTCCCATTTCCTAGTAACCATTTCGTTGCAGAATGAATGACAATATCAGCCCCATGTTCAATCGGCCTACATAAATAAGGAGTAGCAAAAGTATTATCAATAATTAATGGAATTCCTGCTTCATGAGCAACTTCAGCAACAGCTTCAATATCGAGGACAACTAAGCTAGGATTGCCAATGGTTTCTGCAAAAATCGCTTTCGTTTTCGAAGTTATAGCTTGCCTAAAGTTTTCTGGGTCAGTCGGATCAACAAACGTCACTTTAATTCCGTACTTAGGTAAGGTTACCGCAAATAAATTGTATGTTCCTCCATATAAGGTTGAGGCTGAAACAATTTCATCCCCTGCTTCTGCTATGTTTAAGATCGATAAAGTAATGGCGCCATCCCGCTGGCAACTGCTAAACTACCAATTCCTCCTTCAAGAGCGGAAATTCGCTCTTCAAGTACCGTGACTGTAGGATTATGAATTCGAGTGTAAATATAACCAGGCTCTTTCAAAGCAAATAAGTTGGCAGCATGTTTTGTGTCTTTAAATAAATATGCAGTGGATTGATAAATGGGGACTGCTCTTTCACCTGTGGTGGACCTATCCTGTAAACCTCCATGAATATTCAATGTTTCCAATTGGTATTCTTTAGTCATCAGTAAATCCTCTCCTTTTTTAAGTTTGATAAAACAAAAAGAGATTAACAAAAGGGACAAACTCGTTCACAAGAAGAAATAATCAAGTAACGGTCTGTAACCTATGTTAATCTCTTACTTAACATGATTATCTTCTTATCTTTCAGAATATAGATATTCTGCTGGAATTAGCACCGTGGTTTAAAACCGGTTGCCGGGCGTCTTAGGGCCAGTCCCTCAGCCTCTCTTGATAAGATTTTATATGGTGACTCTAATGATTACTTATAATAGCAACAACTTTTCTGAAAGTCAATAAAAATTCTGAATATTTTAAATAATATTCCTTAAATAAAGGATCGCATCCAATTTTAATATATGACGATACGATCCCTTTACAGTAACTTCATTTGATTTTATTAAAGAATAAAGCGACACCTTTCCTTTTACTAAATTTTCGAAGAAGGGTTCAGTCACTTTAATCACGATATCAACCTGAACATTGGTTATTTCACACTTTATCAATCCTTGTTTTTTCAAGATATATAGATCATTCTGCTTTTCTTTTTGAAAGCAAACCGTAAGCTTGTATGGAGGGACCATTTTTTTGACCGCTTCATTTAGTATAGGAAATTCATCCATCACAAAAACCTCCTTTAATATAAAAAGTACGTTTTATTTAGGAGGTTTCCTTTATTTTTCATTCGACAATTTCCCAAGAAATATTCTCTAACTCGAAAAGTTTTTTTTGTTAACTTATGAATTCTGATGCTCATTAATGATGGAAATAATGTTTTCAACTGATCCAAAAGCAAACACTTTTTCAATAATTTTTTGTTCTTTTAATATAATTAATGCTGGGACACTTTGAACACCCCAATTCATTGCATGTTCTGGTATGTAATTCAAATCTTTTTTGTATATTTTAATGGAAAGTATAGTTTCAGTCACTTCCAACATTTTAGATGCCATCTGACATGTACCACAAAGAGGAGTATATAAATAAATAAAATGAACTTCACGATTTTCAAATAGTTCTATTAATTCTTCTTTTGTGATTTCTTCCATAACTCTCTTCTTACCTTTCTAAAGTACTCGATAACTTCATTAGTAAAAGTCACTATTTTTAATACTGGACAAATATTGTGACTGGACCTCAAAATTTGCCTGTGCCAAGACCGTTGCAACATGCCGCTCGGGAGCTGTCGCAACCTCCCGATAACTTTTATCAACATAAAGATGCATAGCCTCAGGAAATTCCTTTTTAAAATGCGCTCTAATTTTATCACCTGAATAATCCGAATCAACAAATATATATACGTCTCTATTAGCCAACTCTTCAATCAACTGATCTAGTTTTGCAATGCTTAACGTTCCATTTGTACATATCACTTCTATGGGTTCATTTATGACCATTTCCACTTTTTTCTTATCTGTCTTTCCTTCAACAATAATCACTTTATCAACTTCAATCACAGACATATGTACCACTCATCTCTTCACAGAATCTAAACAACACTCAACAAGTGCGTGTTCAAAAGTAGGGAAAAGGTCGCTAAAAAAACTGAAGTCCTTTGTACGTTCATCATCTAAGTACAGGTTAACGATGATGGTATTATCACCGACTTTAACAAGGCAACCTCCAGTCCTTATCTTCATCCCTTTATTACATACTTATTCGATATGTCATAAAAATACCCTGCAAGGAGAGAAACGACCGTTTTAAGAATGTAGATACAAATCATGAATTATATAAGAAAAGCGCCCGCGCCTTGCTCAGCCACGACAAGCATAAGGCGCGGAGAAAAGAAAGATGTTCTTTATCTTTTGTTCTACGTGACAATTGCAGAAGATCTACTAAGAACAGTCACTTCGTGTGACTAACGTAGATCCACCTACTTCCTGTAGGCGTCTCCTGGCTAGGCGCTGGAGCTAGACAACGATGTTAGCACCTTCTTATAAAAGACAAAGTTTATACTTTATTATCTTATAAGAAAAGCGCCCGCGCCCGTTTAACGACGCACAACAATTAGAACGTCAACTAAGAACAGTCACGATGCGCGAACTAACGTTGACGCTAGCACATCGTGTACGTCGGAGTTGCTGGGCGCTGGAGCTAGACAACGATGAAAGGACTGTCTTATTAAGGAAAAAGTTTATACTTTCTGATCTTAAAATAAAAAGAGAACGACATAGAAGTCATCCTCCTTAACACCAGCCATTCTCTTCATCACAATCTACAAATTTTTGATCCGGTTGCACGGTAACATCTGCAAATTGATAAAAACGACTATTGTGATATTCAAACCCATTTTTGAGATTTAAGGGTGAATTTTCAGATTGAGGGATTTGACCAATTGGTTCTCCCTCCATATATAATTCAATTTGATTACCAGTAAACTTTCCAATAATTCGGTCTGTTACATCTATTTTTTGTTTTTCAAAAGTCATCGTGCACCCTCCTATTTAGTTAACATACGCTTGTCGTTAGTCTTCACCTAAATAGGAGTCATCATGTATTTTCAATTAATCTTCGTTTATCATTTTTTGATATTGTTCATCCGTCATTAAGCTATCAATTTCTGATAAATCCTTTGGTTCAACAACCACCATCCATGCCTTTTCATATGGTGATTCATTAACAAACTCCGGACTATCTTCCAATTCTTCATTTATTTCTAAAACTGTACCATTTATCGGAGCATATAACTCAGAGACTGTTTTTACAGATTCTACACTTCCAAAAGGCTCATCGGCTTCAATTTCGTCTCCTACTTCAGGGAGCTCGACAAAAACAATGTCACCAAGTTCTGACTGCGCAAAATGTGTGATTCCAATTCTAACCTTTCCATCTTCAATCTTTACCCACTCATGTTCTTCTGAATAACGTAAATCTTTAGGTAAACTCATCTGTTAAAACCTCCTAAAATGACATTTGTGATCAATCATTACCCCAAATTGCTTCAAAATCTTCTACTTTAAACCCTACTGTTACTCGCTTTCCATCTGTTACAATCGGTCTTTTCAGTAACATTCCATCTGAGGATAATAGTGCTAGTAGTTCTTCTTCTGGTAATACTCCTACTTTATCCTTCATCCCTAGCTCACGATACTTTTTACCGCTTGTATTAAAAAACTTTTTTAATGGTAGTCCACTTTTTTGATAAAGTTCTTTAATAGTGTCTTTGGAAGGAGGATGTTCAACAATATGTATTGGCTTCAAATCAATTCCTTTTTCTTCAAACCAGTTTTTCGC
This portion of the Bacillus carboniphilus genome encodes:
- a CDS encoding thioredoxin family protein; protein product: MEEITKEELIELFENREVHFIYLYTPLCGTCQMASKMLEVTETILSIKIYKKDLNYIPEHAMNWGVQSVPALIILKEQKIIEKVFAFGSVENIISIINEHQNS
- a CDS encoding YusG family protein, with product MTFEKQKIDVTDRIIGKFTGNQIELYMEGEPIGQIPQSENSPLNLKNGFEYHNSRFYQFADVTVQPDQKFVDCDEENGWC
- a CDS encoding arsenate reductase family protein yields the protein MELTFYWYPKCGTCRKAKNWFEEKGIDLKPIHIVEHPPSKDTIKELYQKSGLPLKKFFNTSGKKYRELGMKDKVGVLPEEELLALLSSDGMLLKRPIVTDGKRVTVGFKVEDFEAIWGND
- a CDS encoding toprim domain-containing protein gives rise to the protein MSVIEVDKVIIVEGKTDKKKVEMVINEPIEVICTNGTLSIAKLDQLIEELANRDVYIFVDSDYSGDKIRAHFKKEFPEAMHLYVDKSYREVATAPERHVATVLAQANFEVQSQYLSSIKNSDFY
- the gcvH gene encoding glycine cleavage system protein GcvH codes for the protein MSLPKDLRYSEEHEWVKIEDGKVRIGITHFAQSELGDIVFVELPEVGDEIEADEPFGSVESVKTVSELYAPINGTVLEINEELEDSPEFVNESPYEKAWMVVVEPKDLSEIDSLMTDEQYQKMINED